In a genomic window of Urocitellus parryii isolate mUroPar1 chromosome 2, mUroPar1.hap1, whole genome shotgun sequence:
- the LOC144253326 gene encoding chromatin target of PRMT1 protein-like: MAAQSAPKVVLKSTTKMSLNERGGAARFTNMLKNKQPMPVNIRASMQQQQQLASARNRRLAQQMENRPSVQAALKLKQKSLKQRLGKSNIQARLGRPIGALARGAIGGRGLPIIQRGLSRGGLRGGRATRTLLRGGMSLRGQNLLRGGRAVAPRMGLRRGGVRGRGGPGRGGLGRGAMGRGGIGGRGRGMIGRGRGGFGGRGRGRGRGALTRPVLTKEQLDNQLDAYMSKTKGHLDAELDAYMAQTDPETND, from the exons ATGGCTGCACAATCAGCGCCGAAAGTTGTGCTAAAAAGCACCACCAAGATGTCTCTAAATGAGCGGGGTGGTGCAGCACG CTTTACTAATATGCTGAAGAACAAACAGCCGATGCCAGTGAATATTCGAGCTTCGATGCAGCAACAACAGCAGCTAGCCAGTGCCAGAAACAGAAGACTGGCCCAGCAGATGGAGAATAGACCCTCTGTCCAGGCAGCATTAAAACTTAAGCAGAAGAGCTTAAAGCAGCGCCTGGGTAAGAGTAACATCCAGGCACGGTTAGGCCGACCCATAGGGGCCCTGGCCAGGGGAGCAATTGGAGGACGAGGTCTGCCCATAATCCAGAGAGGCTTATCCAGAGGAGGACTACGTGGGGGACGTGCCACCAGAACCCTGCTTAGGGGCGGGATGTCGCTCCGAGGTCAAAACCTGCTCCGAGGTGGACGAGCCGTAGCTCCCCGAATGGGCTTAAGAAGAGGTGGTGTTCGAGGTCGTGGAGGTCCTGGGAGAGGGGGCCTAGGGCGTGGAGCTATGGGTCGTGGCGGAATCGGTGGTAGAGGTCGGGGCATGATAGGTCGGGGAAGAGGGGGCTTTGGAGGCCGAGGCCGTGGAAGGGGAAGAGGTGCCCTCACTCGCCCTGTATTGACCAAGGAGCAGCTGGACAACCAGTTGGATGCGTACATGTCGAAAACTAAAGGACACCTGGATGCGGAGTTGGATGCCTATATGGCACAGACAGATCCAGAAACCAACGACTGA